In the genome of Fulvivirga maritima, one region contains:
- a CDS encoding ABC transporter permease, whose protein sequence is MINILGLAFGLTCVLLISLWVWDELRHDQFHANNNHIYQLFAELKSDEEANIVPFSPSALASPLQDRLPEIQYISRSFAANVVFNNGHYKFKEQGLYTDAAFTSIFTFPMLEGKNQLNQPNTVLITQSLAKKYYPKESAIGKTISITQGKNSTADYVVTGVLQDVPKQSSIQFDFLMSYGEFEDAFRPWWQPGNSRGAYTNFNVSTYVSLFERADIKDVNQKLGKFISQFTGQDVKDGLFAYPFNRTYLYGDFSEGRQASGRIKYVQLMSIIAVVVLVIASINFINLSTATAGRRAKEVGLSKTVGALRYQLVIQFILESIFITLISTALALTLAHLILPLFNILTQKHIEMPFTSAPFVFTCLGVSIFVGMLAGTYPAFYLSAFAPSKTLKNALSPSAGLSLLRKGLVIFQFTLSIVFIVYTIVVYNQISFIQQKDLGIKKDNIVHHSLHSISDQPDAYRNDLLQIPDVKSVSFTEHNPLSISNGNRFVNWEGKPENAIVYFNVMQVDRNLLETFELKLIEGQNFPEKYQKEGEQYFIVNQSAARAINKSDLIGTEMVVWGKKGKVVGVVSDFNHQSITKAIEPLILLYNPKEIWQAFISVSGEHKAETLKQIEAVYSKYESQYAFDYSFVEDDYQAAYSEVNTTGKLNYIFATAAILIACIGLFGLSSYLTEQRTKETGIRKVLGASELSLIKLFSSDFLKLVGIAFIIAIPIAWYYSTQWLADFAYHIDLGIAPFAIAGVSAITIALITVSYITIKVAMRNPVKSLKYE, encoded by the coding sequence TTGATTAATATTCTGGGGCTGGCCTTTGGCCTAACCTGTGTATTACTCATTTCCCTTTGGGTTTGGGATGAGCTCAGACATGACCAGTTCCATGCAAACAACAATCATATCTACCAACTTTTCGCTGAACTTAAAAGTGACGAAGAAGCTAACATAGTCCCCTTTTCTCCTTCAGCTCTGGCGAGCCCCTTGCAAGATCGTCTTCCGGAAATTCAATACATCAGCAGATCTTTCGCGGCCAATGTAGTTTTTAACAACGGGCATTATAAATTCAAAGAGCAAGGGCTTTACACCGATGCCGCTTTCACCAGCATTTTCACCTTTCCAATGCTTGAAGGCAAAAACCAACTCAATCAACCCAATACGGTACTGATAACTCAAAGTTTGGCCAAAAAATATTATCCAAAGGAAAGCGCCATTGGCAAAACCATCTCCATCACTCAAGGTAAAAATAGCACTGCAGACTATGTAGTAACCGGTGTTCTGCAAGATGTGCCTAAGCAGTCTTCCATACAGTTTGACTTCCTAATGTCATACGGTGAGTTTGAAGATGCATTCCGCCCCTGGTGGCAACCTGGCAACTCTCGTGGCGCATATACCAATTTTAATGTCAGCACCTATGTTTCTCTCTTTGAGAGAGCTGATATTAAAGACGTTAATCAGAAATTAGGAAAATTCATCAGTCAATTTACCGGTCAGGACGTTAAAGATGGATTATTCGCATATCCATTCAATCGCACTTATCTGTATGGTGATTTTTCTGAAGGCAGGCAAGCCAGTGGCCGCATTAAGTATGTTCAGTTAATGAGCATCATAGCAGTTGTGGTCCTTGTAATAGCTAGTATCAATTTCATTAATCTATCTACGGCAACGGCAGGCAGAAGAGCCAAAGAAGTAGGATTAAGCAAAACCGTAGGTGCACTTAGGTATCAATTAGTAATTCAATTTATTCTGGAGAGCATATTTATCACGCTAATCTCCACAGCATTAGCGCTTACACTTGCCCACCTGATCCTCCCTTTGTTCAATATACTCACTCAAAAGCATATTGAAATGCCCTTTACCTCTGCGCCATTTGTTTTTACCTGCTTAGGCGTAAGTATTTTCGTAGGAATGCTGGCTGGCACTTATCCTGCCTTTTATCTGTCAGCTTTTGCTCCTTCTAAAACATTAAAAAATGCCCTCTCCCCCTCTGCTGGTCTCAGCCTTTTACGTAAAGGCCTGGTTATTTTTCAATTCACCCTTTCAATAGTGTTTATTGTGTATACCATTGTAGTTTATAATCAGATCTCATTCATACAACAAAAGGATCTGGGCATAAAAAAAGACAACATTGTACATCATAGCCTCCACAGCATTTCAGACCAGCCAGACGCATATAGAAATGACCTCTTACAAATCCCTGATGTGAAATCAGTTTCATTTACAGAGCATAATCCGCTGAGCATTTCTAATGGCAATCGCTTTGTTAACTGGGAGGGAAAACCGGAAAATGCTATTGTCTACTTTAATGTGATGCAGGTAGATAGAAACCTTTTGGAAACTTTTGAGCTAAAACTTATAGAAGGGCAGAATTTTCCTGAGAAGTATCAGAAGGAAGGTGAACAATATTTTATTGTGAATCAATCAGCGGCACGAGCTATTAATAAGTCTGACTTAATCGGTACCGAGATGGTGGTTTGGGGAAAGAAAGGCAAAGTAGTTGGCGTGGTGTCTGACTTCAATCATCAATCCATCACTAAAGCTATTGAACCTTTGATTTTACTATATAACCCAAAAGAAATATGGCAAGCTTTTATTAGCGTATCTGGTGAGCACAAAGCAGAAACCTTAAAACAAATAGAAGCGGTTTACTCCAAATATGAAAGTCAATATGCTTTTGATTATTCATTTGTAGAAGACGATTATCAGGCCGCCTATAGCGAAGTAAATACAACCGGCAAACTGAATTATATTTTTGCCACAGCCGCCATATTGATTGCCTGCATCGGTTTATTCGGACTCTCTTCTTACCTTACAGAGCAGCGTACCAAGGAAACAGGTATTAGAAAAGTGCTAGGTGCAAGTGAATTGAGCCTAATAAAATTATTTTCCAGCGACTTCTTAAAACTGGTGGGCATAGCTTTTATCATTGCCATACCTATAGCTTGGTACTACAGCACCCAATGGCTTGCTGACTTTGCTTACCACATAGACCTGGGTATAGCTCCATTTGCCATAGCAGGTGTTTCTGCTATTACTATAGCGCTGATCACCGTTAGCTACATCACTATTAAAGTAGCTATGCGCAATCCTGTAAAGTCTTTGAAGTATGAGTGA
- a CDS encoding TonB-dependent receptor, which translates to MTWRTHSNKLLFITFLLFCSISNSISQVLIKGQIKDESSKAIPGASIQLLTKDSLILNYSFSDNNGEFSIKYSKKGDFLLSVSSLGYERHVQALTLQKDNIITINVILSEDILQLDQVIISGNQPIKIKKDTLVFDTKAFTDGNEEVVEDLLKKIPGISVSEDGTIKVQGKEVEKVMVEGDDFFSYGYKVLTKNMPAQPISEVELLQNYNENRLLRGIDNSDKVALNLKLNDDVKSKWFANIKAGYGLSEKHRHLFQTNIFKFAKKSKYYIIGDLNNTGKNATGEIDHLINDKPDNEFGSQTLNEKVLVELAKTQSNFGEDRANLNNDQLATVNAIYNLSSTLKLKILELYDRKDNNYYQLSQNEFFIADTSFINTNDYNLNEVDHTSITQINLLFDNTKNTIIESNTRFSLGIEKGFNQLIFNEDEINETLNTNFSSIEQQLKLSQKIQDNSILNINAGYKDGSNDQKYSVNKYLYQELFEIGSGNSLNQNSNLTNKYAFINSNYFHKFQKKGDIVQVQAGHLYKSTPLKSRLTLYNDLKATYPSGFQNNINYLLHDSHIRAKYQLKLSNIEVSGSVDTHYIQNTIQRIDSSSTHEKFLQLNPSVILGWDINNINHIYISYAYKFTNSSVWQVYDQFAITGFRQFEMGVGNFNQLPGSSILVNYRLGNWSDLFLFNTYFLYTHNDDFFSTSSTVTPNYVTLEKVIMHNQNKINLSSNLDCYINKLRTNAKINFGLSATSFNNYVNHNLREVNANNYFVGLELRSAFSGFFNYNIGLMIINNQLHVNSESSENVVKSSFTNKNSFIDLSFLLTNKLSWQVSGDYYNFGGLSSNDTHTLFLDLSCKYEVKKNKMTFFLEGKNLLNNKSYTLSDLSDVALSQISYRIIPGYLMLKVEYRF; encoded by the coding sequence ATGACTTGGAGAACACACAGTAATAAACTCCTCTTTATAACCTTTCTGCTTTTTTGCTCTATTTCTAATTCAATTAGTCAAGTACTAATTAAAGGTCAAATTAAAGACGAATCCTCAAAAGCTATTCCTGGAGCATCTATACAATTATTAACAAAAGATAGTCTTATTTTAAATTATAGCTTTTCGGATAATAATGGTGAATTTTCAATTAAATACTCAAAAAAAGGAGATTTTCTCTTATCAGTATCTTCGCTAGGCTATGAGCGCCATGTTCAAGCATTAACCTTGCAAAAGGATAATATCATTACTATAAATGTTATTTTATCCGAAGACATATTGCAACTTGATCAAGTCATTATTTCAGGAAATCAACCCATAAAAATAAAGAAAGACACTCTAGTATTTGATACAAAAGCCTTTACTGATGGAAATGAAGAAGTAGTGGAAGACCTCTTAAAGAAAATTCCAGGCATTAGCGTTAGTGAAGACGGCACCATAAAAGTACAAGGAAAAGAAGTTGAAAAAGTAATGGTTGAAGGAGACGACTTCTTTAGTTATGGATATAAAGTACTTACAAAAAACATGCCTGCACAACCCATATCTGAAGTTGAACTTCTTCAAAACTACAATGAGAATAGGCTCCTCAGAGGGATCGATAACAGCGATAAAGTAGCCCTCAACCTGAAACTTAATGATGATGTGAAAAGCAAATGGTTTGCTAATATTAAAGCAGGTTATGGCTTATCTGAAAAACATAGACATCTATTTCAAACCAATATCTTCAAGTTTGCAAAAAAGAGCAAATATTACATTATAGGAGATTTAAATAATACAGGTAAAAATGCAACTGGAGAAATTGATCATTTGATCAATGACAAACCCGACAATGAGTTTGGAAGTCAAACTTTAAACGAAAAAGTTTTAGTAGAATTGGCTAAAACCCAATCAAATTTTGGTGAGGACAGGGCTAATCTCAATAATGATCAATTAGCCACAGTAAATGCAATATATAATCTTTCCAGTACATTAAAACTGAAAATTTTAGAACTATATGACCGAAAAGATAATAACTACTATCAGTTGAGCCAGAATGAATTTTTCATAGCAGACACCTCATTTATTAATACGAATGATTACAACTTAAATGAAGTTGACCACACTAGTATTACTCAAATAAATTTACTCTTTGATAATACTAAAAATACTATTATTGAATCAAATACCAGATTTTCTCTGGGTATAGAAAAAGGATTCAATCAATTAATTTTCAATGAAGATGAAATCAATGAAACTTTAAATACTAACTTTTCCTCAATAGAGCAACAACTTAAGCTCAGCCAAAAAATACAAGATAATAGTATTCTTAATATTAATGCAGGCTATAAAGATGGATCTAATGATCAAAAATATTCAGTTAATAAATATCTCTATCAGGAGTTGTTCGAAATAGGGAGTGGAAATAGCTTAAATCAAAACAGTAATCTCACAAATAAGTATGCCTTTATAAATAGCAACTACTTCCATAAATTTCAGAAAAAAGGAGATATAGTACAGGTTCAAGCTGGTCATTTATATAAAAGCACCCCTCTTAAATCTAGGTTAACATTATATAATGACCTAAAAGCCACTTACCCCAGTGGTTTCCAAAATAACATTAATTACTTGCTTCATGACTCTCATATTAGAGCCAAATACCAATTAAAACTGTCTAACATAGAAGTTTCAGGTAGTGTTGACACTCATTATATACAGAACACAATACAAAGAATTGACTCATCTTCAACTCATGAAAAATTCTTACAATTAAACCCTAGCGTAATACTAGGTTGGGATATAAATAATATTAATCATATATACATATCATATGCATATAAATTCACCAATTCTTCCGTCTGGCAAGTATATGATCAATTTGCAATAACTGGTTTTCGACAGTTTGAGATGGGAGTTGGTAACTTTAATCAATTACCTGGAAGTTCTATTTTAGTAAATTATAGATTAGGCAATTGGAGTGATCTGTTTTTGTTTAACACATATTTCCTTTACACTCATAACGATGACTTTTTTTCAACATCTTCCACGGTTACCCCTAATTATGTGACATTGGAGAAGGTTATTATGCATAATCAAAACAAGATAAACCTTAGTTCTAATCTAGATTGTTATATCAATAAATTAAGGACTAATGCTAAGATTAATTTTGGCCTTTCTGCCACCTCTTTTAATAATTATGTTAATCACAATTTAAGAGAAGTAAATGCTAACAATTACTTTGTAGGGTTAGAGTTAAGATCGGCATTTTCCGGATTTTTTAATTATAACATAGGCTTAATGATTATTAATAATCAGCTACATGTAAATTCTGAATCTTCAGAAAACGTAGTGAAATCAAGTTTTACCAACAAGAATAGTTTTATAGACCTGTCATTTTTATTGACAAATAAACTAAGCTGGCAAGTAAGTGGCGATTATTACAACTTTGGAGGATTATCCTCAAATGACACGCACACACTGTTTTTAGATTTATCTTGCAAGTATGAAGTAAAGAAAAACAAAATGACATTCTTCTTAGAAGGCAAGAATTTGTTGAATAATAAGAGCTATACTCTATCAGACCTTTCCGATGTGGCTCTTTCGCAAATATCTTACAGAATAATTCCTGGGTATTTAATGCTCAAGGTAGAATACAGATTCTAG
- a CDS encoding GLPGLI family protein, translating to MNSYKILFSFFLLVLVTAPLIAQNTNCGKVIYNETQSFSYGTFNTTYEMTFGTKGSYTEEIEINKSSDQKHKAYDNSGEYTSGTMTIVSGRKNLTPKFYYNSKDHLYFREIWYNHVLVVIDRDSLWNWELLPESKNIGNFLCQKATAHFRGRDYTAWFTTKIPVPYGPWKAYGLPGLIMEIYDADKLLYIVAQHVNLNSTTNNCKLTVPNDLDQALIIENYLNERDRLTEENFAKLAARYTPKGATPMKIDRNCESCKNENIERYDLENTQ from the coding sequence ATGAATAGTTATAAAATTTTATTCTCATTTTTCTTATTAGTGCTAGTCACTGCTCCTTTAATCGCACAAAACACTAATTGTGGTAAAGTGATATATAATGAAACTCAATCATTCTCATATGGCACATTTAACACAACATATGAGATGACTTTCGGCACAAAAGGTTCATATACGGAAGAAATTGAAATCAACAAATCATCTGATCAAAAACACAAAGCATATGATAACTCAGGAGAATATACCAGCGGTACTATGACTATAGTTTCCGGACGTAAGAATCTGACTCCTAAATTTTACTATAATTCGAAAGATCATCTCTATTTTAGAGAAATATGGTATAATCACGTCTTAGTTGTAATCGATCGAGACAGCCTATGGAATTGGGAATTACTGCCAGAATCAAAGAATATAGGAAACTTCTTATGTCAAAAAGCCACAGCACACTTTAGAGGTAGAGATTATACCGCTTGGTTTACAACTAAAATACCAGTACCCTATGGTCCATGGAAAGCTTACGGTCTCCCTGGCCTAATTATGGAAATCTATGATGCCGATAAATTACTATACATCGTAGCACAACATGTAAACCTCAATTCTACAACGAACAATTGCAAATTAACTGTTCCTAATGACTTAGATCAGGCATTAATTATAGAAAACTACCTCAATGAAAGAGATCGACTAACCGAAGAAAATTTCGCCAAACTAGCTGCAAGGTATACGCCAAAAGGTGCTACTCCTATGAAAATTGATCGAAATTGTGAGAGTTGTAAAAATGAAAATATAGAGCGTTATGACTTGGAGAACACACAGTAA
- a CDS encoding ABC transporter permease gives MIKNYIKVAFRNFSRNKFYSGINIIGLAIAFASSFFIYSWIQKEMSYDQFNADAENIYRAVTSSGEDEQGIATTYPTVKPLILDKIAEIESSTRLFNAGQFGGTHKLSTGTKSFSNDRLFYADSTFFNIFSFEIIKGNANKALSAPNHIVITESTASKYFNEADPINQSLTLDDEQDFIVSAVIKDIPDNSHFKFDVLAPMINHPWAGNITGFGSGVVFATYLKINPNSTPEEVKSKITQVTKELKAEEDLQLYLQPLTDIHFNSHLMFELEANGDIRYVYLFSIILGLLLLIAGINYVNLATSRSFSRSKEIGIRKTMGAFRKELIGQFLAESILISLFASILALLCIEIFKAPFTQITNENLYIDLYTLPHLSIFIGAAAVIGLLSGLFPALVLSKFQPIDILKSKITNNYKGLSLRKLLIVFQFTASIVLIASTVVIYKQLYYMQHTKLGIDKDQILSISLPEPIQKYEPFKASVLSNPQVLGITATSQLPINIQTPEGVNIFTDDKRLECYTISIDPNFFEVMNLPMIAKSPNLQTQAQQLNGIVVNKTLLKTIGDTEDNILGKDLRVRHGDMQYKPVIGVTDDFHFQSLHQSIGNLVFEFVPDRYAYLLIRVSPENMNSTINFIKDTWSKIEGASAFNYSFLDSEYDHLYRYEEKISQLFLSFSIITLFIAGIGLIGLTALMVHKKTREIGIRKLFGASTAQVTVLLSRQFVVLVFVAFLIASPLAYLLSKYWLNNFAYKIDNSLINIILGGVAVLVITISITALYGIKALRIKLIESLKYED, from the coding sequence ATGATAAAGAATTACATAAAAGTTGCATTTAGAAATTTCAGCAGAAATAAGTTCTATAGCGGAATCAACATCATAGGCCTGGCCATAGCATTTGCCTCTAGCTTTTTTATTTACAGCTGGATCCAGAAAGAAATGAGCTATGATCAATTTAACGCTGATGCAGAAAACATCTATAGAGCCGTAACCTCTTCCGGTGAAGATGAACAAGGCATCGCCACCACCTACCCTACGGTAAAACCTCTGATCCTTGATAAAATTGCTGAAATTGAAAGTAGCACCAGGCTCTTCAATGCCGGGCAATTCGGAGGCACTCATAAATTAAGCACAGGTACCAAATCATTCTCTAATGATCGCCTATTCTATGCCGACAGTACCTTTTTCAATATTTTTAGTTTTGAGATAATAAAAGGCAATGCGAACAAAGCGCTATCAGCTCCTAACCATATTGTAATTACAGAAAGTACAGCCTCCAAATATTTTAATGAAGCAGACCCCATCAATCAATCTCTCACTTTAGACGACGAGCAAGATTTTATAGTAAGCGCAGTTATTAAAGACATTCCTGATAACTCACATTTTAAATTTGATGTGCTGGCACCAATGATCAATCACCCCTGGGCCGGAAATATCACCGGTTTTGGTAGTGGAGTAGTATTCGCTACTTATTTAAAAATCAACCCTAATTCCACACCTGAGGAAGTAAAAAGCAAAATCACCCAAGTTACCAAAGAGCTAAAGGCAGAAGAAGACTTGCAGCTATACCTGCAACCTCTTACTGACATACATTTCAACTCTCATCTTATGTTTGAGCTGGAGGCCAACGGCGACATCCGTTATGTATACCTCTTCAGCATTATTTTGGGTCTGCTTTTGTTAATTGCCGGCATTAACTATGTAAACCTGGCTACATCACGGTCGTTTAGCAGGTCAAAAGAAATAGGAATCAGAAAAACCATGGGTGCTTTCAGAAAAGAGCTGATTGGCCAGTTTCTGGCAGAATCAATTTTAATCTCGCTGTTTGCTTCCATTCTAGCACTGCTATGTATAGAAATTTTCAAAGCACCATTTACTCAGATCACTAATGAAAACCTTTATATAGACCTATATACTTTACCACACCTAAGCATATTTATTGGCGCCGCAGCTGTTATTGGGCTACTTTCAGGACTTTTTCCGGCTCTGGTTTTATCCAAATTCCAGCCTATTGATATTCTTAAATCTAAAATCACCAATAATTATAAAGGCCTCTCACTTAGAAAATTGCTCATTGTTTTCCAATTCACAGCTTCCATAGTATTGATCGCCTCTACAGTTGTGATTTACAAACAGCTGTATTACATGCAGCACACCAAGCTCGGCATTGATAAAGATCAGATTCTGTCGATTAGTCTTCCAGAGCCTATACAAAAGTATGAGCCCTTTAAAGCATCTGTGCTTTCCAACCCGCAGGTTTTGGGTATTACTGCTACCTCGCAGCTGCCTATTAACATTCAAACGCCAGAAGGAGTAAACATTTTTACTGATGATAAAAGACTGGAATGCTACACTATTTCTATAGATCCTAACTTTTTTGAAGTGATGAACCTGCCTATGATAGCTAAGTCTCCCAACCTACAAACGCAGGCCCAGCAACTGAACGGTATAGTAGTAAACAAAACTTTACTAAAAACCATTGGAGATACGGAAGACAATATTTTAGGCAAAGATCTACGAGTAAGACATGGAGATATGCAATACAAGCCCGTCATAGGCGTAACTGATGATTTCCATTTCCAGTCATTACATCAGTCTATTGGTAATCTGGTATTTGAATTTGTGCCCGACCGATACGCTTACTTACTGATTAGAGTATCACCTGAAAATATGAATTCCACTATTAATTTCATTAAAGATACGTGGTCAAAAATAGAAGGTGCCTCCGCATTTAATTATAGCTTTCTAGATTCTGAATATGATCATTTATATAGATATGAAGAAAAAATCAGCCAACTGTTTCTCTCCTTTAGCATTATCACCCTTTTTATAGCAGGCATCGGCCTTATAGGTCTAACCGCTCTTATGGTTCATAAAAAAACTCGTGAAATAGGTATTAGAAAGTTATTCGGAGCTTCCACAGCACAAGTGACCGTATTACTCTCCAGGCAGTTTGTAGTCTTAGTATTTGTGGCCTTCTTAATCGCCTCGCCCCTGGCCTATTTACTATCTAAGTATTGGCTCAATAATTTTGCCTACAAAATAGATAACAGCCTTATTAACATTATCCTAGGAGGAGTCGCCGTGTTGGTCATCACCATATCTATCACCGCCCTCTATGGCATCAAAGCCCTAAGAATAAAATTGATAGAGAGCTTAAAGTATGAAGATTAG